Below is a window of Rhizobium jaguaris DNA.
CTCCATAGTGTCACATGCCTTGATCCATCGAAGCCGCTTGGCTGCCGACGAGGCTGCGCATGAAGACTGGAACTCGCAAGTTATGGGGGTCAGGAATGCGTGGGGGATTTTCTCAAGGTCTGCAATTTTGCGTCGTGCTTGCATGCGCGATTTCTCTTCAGGCATGCGAAAGAAGCAACAACACCTATGTCGCCCCGCCGCCACCGAAGGTACGCGTAGCGCTTCCCTTACAGCAGCCCGTCACCCGATATTTCGAGCTGACTGGCAATACCGCGGCCTTTAAGTCCGTCAATATAGAAGCGCGCGTTCAGGGCTTTATCGAGTCGATAGACTATCGCGACGGCGTGATGGTCACGCAAGGTACCCAGCTCTTCACCATCCAGAGCAATACCTACCAGGCACAAGTCGATCAGGCGCAGGCGACACTTGCTTCCGCGCAGGCATCGCAGGTCGGCGCCGATCAGGAATACCAGCGCCAGCTCAACCTCACCAGGCAGCGGGTCACAACGCAAACGGCCCTCGACAGCGCCAAGGCGACGCTTGATCAAGCGAACGCAGCCATCGCCAATGCCAAGGCCAGTCTCGACCTTGCGATGATCAACCTCGGATATACGAAAGTGCTGGCGCCGTTCGACGGGAGGGTAACCGCCCGTCTCGTCGATGTCGGTGCCCTTGTCGGGGTATCCGGTCCAACCACGCTCGCGACCATCGTCCAGACGGACCCGATCTATGTCAATTTCAGCGTCAGCGAGCCGCAGGTACTGATGATCAGGCAAGACCTGGCAAAGCAAGGCCACACGTTCAGGCAAATAGACATTCAGACTATTCCCTTTGAAATCGGCTTGCAGAACGAGACCGGTTATCCCTTCAAGGGCCGTCTCGATTATGCCTCGCCGCAAATAGATT
It encodes the following:
- a CDS encoding efflux RND transporter periplasmic adaptor subunit, translated to MRGGFSQGLQFCVVLACAISLQACERSNNTYVAPPPPKVRVALPLQQPVTRYFELTGNTAAFKSVNIEARVQGFIESIDYRDGVMVTQGTQLFTIQSNTYQAQVDQAQATLASAQASQVGADQEYQRQLNLTRQRVTTQTALDSAKATLDQANAAIANAKASLDLAMINLGYTKVLAPFDGRVTARLVDVGALVGVSGPTTLATIVQTDPIYVNFSVSEPQVLMIRQDLAKQGHTFRQIDIQTIPFEIGLQNETGYPFKGRLDYASPQIDSASGTLPVRGVLDNKDRALLPGLFVRVRVPVGHEDKALLVRNDAIGTNQQGSYVLVLGKDETVEQKVVQAGQREGPLRVIDSGLDAGDWVVTEGIQQAIPGSKVAPEKVAMDATSTASASNDVAPTTDTAKPGTAKSDTP